In Gemmatimonadota bacterium, the following are encoded in one genomic region:
- a CDS encoding XRE family transcriptional regulator has protein sequence MKTKEIKIERGSGNVFADLERSDAEAHLLKAELVTRIDKIIRQRGLKQVEAAKLLGLSQPDVSRLLRGDFREYSMERLLRLLTALGRDVEIVIRKPVSHRQGRLHVQIDQDRTTDRLVYK, from the coding sequence ATGAAGACGAAAGAGATCAAAATCGAACGTGGCAGCGGTAACGTGTTCGCGGACCTGGAGCGGTCTGATGCTGAGGCTCACTTGTTAAAGGCGGAGCTTGTCACCCGCATTGACAAGATTATTCGTCAGCGTGGACTCAAGCAGGTCGAGGCGGCGAAATTGCTGGGTTTGTCCCAGCCTGATGTTTCACGCCTCCTGAGAGGGGATTTTAGGGAATATTCCATGGAGCGTCTCCTGCGTTTGTTGACGGCACTTGGGCGTGACGTAGAAATCGTTATTCGGAAACCGGTATCTCATCGGCAGGGAAGGCTACATGTACAGATAGATCAAGATCGTACTACTGATCGCTTGGTCTATAAGTAG
- a CDS encoding phytanoyl-CoA dioxygenase family protein, with protein MHPLTSFDDSHHEQFMAEGYLRLGHLLSLGELAALQQRIDDIMLGRVRYKNMRFQLNPKTPDVRMDRTLGNQEQTLHYRRIDDLEQDPLFLTYMQHPLIRQITRRYIGENVSVFRSMFMNKPAESGTILPWHQDIGVGWGIDTNPIITVWTGLDAATVASGCMQIVPGSNNLGILNERHYTSEEDQARYAGPEDVTDLETEAGEAVLLHNFLLHRSALNSTPSPRRAFSATYMDARTRSLKTGQTFPRLFGEGALDPATVSGKASDLVQVFHG; from the coding sequence GTGCATCCTCTTACTTCGTTTGACGACTCGCACCACGAACAGTTTATGGCTGAGGGATATCTGCGCCTGGGGCATCTTCTGTCGCTTGGAGAACTCGCTGCCCTTCAGCAGCGCATTGACGATATTATGCTGGGTCGTGTCCGCTATAAAAATATGCGTTTTCAACTCAATCCCAAAACGCCGGATGTTAGAATGGATCGCACGCTGGGGAATCAGGAGCAGACGCTCCATTATCGACGTATCGATGATCTGGAACAGGATCCTCTCTTTCTCACTTATATGCAGCATCCCCTTATCCGCCAGATTACCCGTCGCTATATCGGCGAAAATGTTTCGGTTTTTCGCTCTATGTTTATGAATAAACCCGCTGAGAGCGGTACGATTTTGCCCTGGCATCAGGATATCGGCGTGGGTTGGGGCATTGATACCAATCCGATTATCACGGTGTGGACAGGGCTGGATGCGGCCACTGTTGCCAGCGGCTGCATGCAGATTGTGCCGGGTAGCAATAATCTGGGTATTCTCAATGAGCGGCACTATACTTCTGAAGAGGATCAGGCCAGGTACGCCGGGCCAGAGGATGTGACTGATCTGGAGACCGAAGCAGGGGAGGCTGTTTTGCTGCACAATTTTCTGCTCCACCGCTCGGCTCTCAATTCGACGCCGTCGCCCCGACGCGCTTTTAGCGCGACTTACATGGATGCGCGAACGCGTTCTTTAAAGACTGGTCAGACGTTTCCGCGCCTCTTTGGGGAGGGAGCACTCGACCCCGCGACAGTGTCGGGAAAAGCGTCCGATCTGGTACAAGTATTCCATGGTTGA